In Actinomycetota bacterium, a single window of DNA contains:
- the def gene encoding peptide deformylase, whose protein sequence is MAVLPIRMFPDPVLREPALPVGVVDDDVRKLIRDMHESMRAAAGIGLAAPQVGVQRRVLVYDVGDGLRALVDPEILSSEGEDVDEEGCLSIPGLAFEVKRAERIQVRGLDESGEEVRYEAEEMHARVLQHEIDHLDGILYIDRLDRPARAEAMRVLRERALSPSPAAPPSAATRL, encoded by the coding sequence ATGGCCGTCCTTCCCATCCGCATGTTCCCTGACCCCGTCCTACGCGAGCCGGCGCTGCCGGTAGGCGTGGTGGACGACGACGTCCGCAAGCTGATCCGGGACATGCACGAGTCCATGCGCGCCGCGGCGGGCATCGGACTCGCCGCGCCGCAGGTGGGGGTACAACGACGGGTGCTGGTGTACGACGTGGGCGACGGACTTCGGGCGCTGGTCGATCCCGAGATCCTTTCGTCGGAGGGCGAGGACGTGGACGAGGAGGGATGCCTGTCCATCCCCGGCCTGGCGTTTGAGGTGAAGCGCGCCGAGCGCATACAGGTCCGCGGGCTCGACGAGTCGGGCGAGGAGGTCCGGTACGAAGCCGAGGAGATGCACGCGCGCGTCCTGCAGCACGAGATCGACCACCTCGACGGGATCCTGTACATCGACCGCCTCGATCGTCCCGCGAGAGCCGAGGCAATGAGGGTTCTGCGCGAGCGCGCCCTTTCCCCTTCTCCGGCGGCACCTCCCTCGGCGGCGACCAGGCTGTAG
- the fmt gene encoding methionyl-tRNA formyltransferase, which yields MRVVFMGTPEASVPSLVAVAEQHEVAAVYTQPDRPKGRGLTEQPSAVKQAAERLGLPVIEPATMKDDAELDRLRSFAADAAAVVAFGHILPPGALQAARLGCVNVHFSLLPRWRGAAPVERAIMSGDTVTGITTMLMDEGLDTGPILLQCREPIRPDDTAGTLLDRLSVAGAEELVRTLGRLEAGDVVPKPQPEGAATYARKLSSSEAELTFNLEVRRLADLVRAMNPQPGAFTWFRSSRLKVWKSRATEGSGTPGTIAAITPDGPEVQARDGRFVLLEVQPEGKKVMSGPDFVNGYRPARGEQLGSPG from the coding sequence GTGCGAGTCGTCTTCATGGGGACGCCGGAAGCCTCCGTCCCGTCGCTGGTGGCGGTCGCGGAGCAGCATGAGGTGGCGGCGGTCTACACGCAGCCGGACCGACCGAAGGGACGCGGGCTGACCGAGCAGCCTTCGGCTGTGAAGCAGGCGGCCGAGCGACTGGGCCTCCCCGTGATCGAGCCGGCCACGATGAAAGACGACGCGGAGCTGGACAGGCTCCGGAGCTTCGCCGCGGACGCTGCCGCCGTCGTCGCCTTCGGCCACATACTGCCTCCTGGGGCACTGCAGGCCGCCAGGCTCGGCTGCGTCAACGTGCACTTCTCCCTGCTGCCCCGGTGGCGGGGAGCGGCGCCGGTTGAGCGCGCCATCATGTCCGGCGACACCGTCACCGGCATCACCACGATGCTCATGGACGAGGGGCTTGACACCGGTCCGATCCTGCTCCAGTGCCGGGAGCCCATCCGTCCCGACGACACCGCGGGGACTCTGCTCGACCGGCTGTCCGTCGCGGGAGCCGAGGAGCTCGTCCGGACCCTGGGCCGCCTCGAGGCTGGTGACGTGGTTCCGAAGCCCCAGCCCGAGGGTGCAGCCACTTACGCCCGCAAGCTGTCGTCGTCGGAGGCCGAACTCACTTTCAACCTCGAGGTCCGGAGGCTGGCGGACCTGGTGAGGGCCATGAACCCACAGCCGGGCGCGTTCACATGGTTCAGGTCCAGCCGGCTGAAGGTGTGGAAGTCGCGCGCCACGGAAGGCTCCGGAACTCCCGGCACTATCGCCGCGATCACGCCGGACGGGCCCGAGGTGCAGGCGCGGGACGGCCGCTTTGTGCTCCTGGAGGTCCAGCCCGAGGGCAAGAAGGTGATGTCCGGGCCGGACTTCGTCAACGGCTATCGTCCAGCCCGCGGGGAGCAGCTGGGCTCCCCGGGTTGA